A genomic window from Candidatus Nitrosotenuis uzonensis includes:
- a CDS encoding 7-cyano-7-deazaguanine synthase, translating into MRKAVVVLSGGLDSLCLGAHLGSKYELYGITFSYGQRASQELNSARRVGRTLGLKDHRMVRIDFMKSLYGESNVLTNTKKKLPEKFEYSIVVPIRNAIFVTIASAWAFALNASIVAYGAHTDDTKYSDCRPSFSKKLQEALNQGESDGIALGIRSKIEIWTPYIAGLSKSDLIKAGYKKFGNEIFKTWSCYSNAKIHCGRCESCNNRKTAFEKAGIADRTRYLVPSF; encoded by the coding sequence ATGAGAAAGGCCGTAGTCGTACTCAGTGGAGGGCTGGACTCTCTGTGCCTTGGAGCGCACCTTGGCTCAAAGTACGAGCTTTACGGCATCACGTTTTCTTATGGACAGCGTGCCTCACAAGAGCTAAACTCTGCAAGACGAGTAGGTAGAACTCTAGGGTTAAAGGATCACAGAATGGTTCGAATTGATTTCATGAAGTCATTATACGGGGAAAGCAACGTGCTAACCAACACGAAAAAAAAGCTGCCAGAAAAGTTCGAGTATTCAATAGTCGTGCCAATAAGAAATGCCATATTTGTCACCATTGCATCCGCCTGGGCTTTTGCCCTTAACGCATCGATTGTAGCATACGGGGCACACACCGATGACACAAAGTACTCTGATTGCCGCCCGAGTTTCTCAAAAAAACTGCAGGAAGCGCTAAACCAAGGAGAGTCAGATGGAATCGCGCTTGGAATCAGAAGCAAGATTGAGATCTGGACGCCATATATTGCAGGCCTATCAAAGAGCGATCTTATCAAAGCAGGATACAAAAAATTTGGCAATGAGATCTTCAAAACGTGGAGCTGTTACTCTAATGCAAAAATACACTGCGGCAGGTGTGAATCGTGCAACAACCGCAAGACAGCGTTTGAAAAGGCCGGCATTGCCGACAGGACCAGATATTTAGTACCTAGTTTCTAG
- a CDS encoding Snf7 family protein encodes MTNFQKSWSRPPTPSISEKFNDVIKPKGALKPRIEMAVKNLHGQIAKLDGMLTKLHQRDEKIFQRIVAATQKHDIHTSKVLANELAEVRKVSKMLGNCRMALEQIELRLTTFHDLGDTVVTIAPTIGLMKSLRSSLGKFMPEADRELGAMTEMLNGLMMESFSGDSAFGMDQTTNEESERILEEAAALAEQQIGDKFPSMPASTQSAQSTRYL; translated from the coding sequence ATGACAAACTTCCAAAAGTCATGGTCCAGACCACCAACACCGAGCATATCGGAAAAGTTCAATGACGTGATCAAGCCAAAAGGAGCCCTAAAGCCACGAATAGAGATGGCTGTAAAGAACCTCCACGGCCAAATCGCCAAGCTTGATGGCATGCTTACAAAACTACATCAAAGGGACGAGAAGATATTCCAAAGAATAGTAGCTGCCACCCAAAAACACGACATTCACACAAGCAAGGTACTGGCAAACGAGCTTGCCGAAGTACGCAAAGTCTCAAAAATGCTAGGAAACTGCAGAATGGCGTTAGAGCAAATAGAACTTAGACTAACCACATTCCATGATCTAGGTGACACGGTAGTCACAATAGCACCAACCATCGGCCTGATGAAGAGTCTCAGATCCTCACTTGGCAAATTCATGCCAGAAGCGGACAGAGAACTGGGCGCAATGACGGAGATGCTAAACGGTCTAATGATGGAATCGTTCTCAGGCGATTCAGCGTTCGGCATGGATCAAACAACAAACGAAGAGTCCGAAAGGATTCTGGAGGAAGCAGCAGCCCTTGCAGAGCAGCAAATCGGGGACAAATTCCCGTCAATGCCAGCAAGTACCCAGTCTGCCCAATCCACAAGATACCTCTAA
- a CDS encoding ATP/GTP-binding protein, whose product MKVIFVAGTAGAGKSLLTSKIHEYYTRNGAFTSILNLDPGIITSPYTADIDIRDHVDIVSIMRQFDLGPNGALMMANDLIASKIDEIQQEADRINPDYLIVDTPGQIELFAYRTSGPYFISNFVSEQKVGLFLYDGALVTTPLNFVSMALLATSIKLRLGIPTINVLTKTDLIADKISEILRWTTNVKALENAIAEGSDGETYILLTNILRSLNLGGFAQGLIPISNSTGDGMINLEAALSRILNLGEEVED is encoded by the coding sequence TTGAAAGTAATTTTTGTCGCAGGCACAGCAGGCGCAGGAAAGTCACTGCTGACATCAAAGATTCATGAATATTATACTAGGAACGGCGCCTTTACCTCCATACTAAATCTTGATCCCGGAATAATTACTTCCCCATACACTGCTGACATTGACATCAGGGATCATGTGGATATTGTATCAATAATGAGGCAGTTCGATCTTGGCCCCAACGGAGCCCTCATGATGGCAAACGATCTTATCGCCTCAAAAATAGACGAGATCCAGCAGGAAGCAGACAGAATAAACCCTGACTATCTCATAGTCGATACGCCAGGACAGATAGAGCTTTTCGCATACAGGACAAGCGGGCCGTACTTTATCAGCAATTTTGTCTCAGAGCAGAAGGTGGGCCTGTTCTTGTATGACGGAGCACTTGTGACAACTCCCCTTAACTTTGTCTCGATGGCCCTTCTTGCAACGTCGATCAAGCTAAGACTTGGCATCCCCACAATCAACGTTCTGACAAAGACGGATCTGATTGCTGATAAGATATCAGAGATACTACGGTGGACTACGAATGTCAAGGCGCTAGAGAACGCAATTGCCGAGGGATCAGATGGGGAGACGTATATCCTCCTAACAAACATACTGCGCAGCCTAAACCTTGGCGGCTTTGCACAAGGATTAATTCCAATTTCAAACTCTACCGGTGACGGAATGATAAACCTTGAAGCAGCTTTGAGCAGAATTCTTAACTTGGGAGAGGAGGTAGAAGACTGA
- a CDS encoding 7-carboxy-7-deazaguanine synthase QueE: MKVRLYEIFTSLEGEGILYGTKTLFVRLAGCPFTCFYCDTKESLPLDSGQEYEISDAYNLIDEHLQKKTYKVNFTGGDPLVQHEAVAELAKHVKAKNIPTYLESSCFDSKRFATVLPHIDFVKIELKTPDSEFVDTQHYSKLIENALQCLAHSIREKKTTYIKIVVSSRTERNDFEDLVKKIFSIADAGDLKGFIIQPTYGIAEPSLQNLLSFYDLVYPYYPEVRVVPQLHKLIGAP; encoded by the coding sequence TTGAAGGTCAGACTTTACGAGATATTCACCTCACTTGAAGGAGAAGGCATACTGTATGGAACAAAGACTCTGTTTGTCAGGCTTGCAGGATGCCCATTCACGTGCTTTTACTGTGACACAAAAGAGTCATTGCCTCTTGATTCGGGCCAAGAGTATGAGATAAGCGATGCATACAACCTCATAGACGAGCATCTGCAAAAGAAAACATACAAGGTGAACTTTACAGGCGGCGACCCGCTTGTCCAGCATGAGGCGGTCGCAGAGCTTGCAAAACACGTCAAGGCAAAAAACATACCCACCTATCTTGAATCATCATGCTTTGATTCAAAGAGATTTGCCACCGTTCTTCCTCACATAGATTTTGTCAAAATAGAGCTAAAGACGCCAGACTCGGAATTTGTAGATACACAACATTATTCCAAGCTTATAGAAAACGCATTACAATGCCTTGCGCACTCGATCAGAGAGAAAAAGACCACGTACATCAAAATTGTGGTCAGCAGCAGAACTGAAAGAAATGACTTTGAAGATCTTGTGAAAAAAATTTTTAGTATCGCAGACGCAGGAGATCTCAAGGGTTTTATAATACAACCGACCTACGGAATAGCAGAACCAAGCTTGCAAAATCTTTTGAGCTTTTATGATTTGGTGTATCCATATTATCCGGAGGTAAGAGTTGTGCCGCAACTGCACAAACTCATAGGCGCTCCATGA
- a CDS encoding homoserine kinase: MQVTARAPSSTANLGPGFDVFGLALDAFFDEITLTKTRAGITIITEDNIPLSPSKNTAGLVVAYMKKRFKVKSGVQIKIRKGVPAGYGMGSSAASAAATAVAFDRLFRLYLDGNTLVECAGVGERASAGSIHYDNVSASVLGGFVIVRTKPLDVIRITPPADLRLCVAVPKLKVPPKKTEVSRSVIPKQVNLSDSVKNLSNAAAIVAGFLKKDSTMIGTSIQDVIVEPARQHLIPGFSAVKKNALRAGALGVTISGAGPSVIAFATKKSDLAKIATSMKNGFATAKTDCDVIVCKPSSGARITK; encoded by the coding sequence ATGCAAGTTACCGCAAGAGCTCCATCATCTACTGCAAACCTTGGCCCAGGCTTTGATGTATTCGGTCTTGCCCTTGACGCATTCTTTGATGAGATCACGCTTACAAAGACCAGAGCAGGCATAACCATAATCACCGAAGACAATATTCCTTTGAGCCCCTCAAAGAACACAGCCGGACTTGTAGTTGCATATATGAAAAAACGATTCAAGGTAAAAAGCGGAGTGCAAATCAAAATCAGAAAAGGCGTTCCTGCAGGATACGGAATGGGAAGCAGTGCCGCATCCGCTGCAGCCACTGCAGTGGCATTTGATAGGCTGTTTAGGCTCTATCTTGACGGCAATACGCTTGTAGAGTGTGCCGGAGTTGGCGAGCGCGCAAGTGCGGGCTCTATTCATTACGATAACGTCTCAGCCTCCGTCCTCGGCGGCTTTGTAATAGTGAGAACAAAACCTCTTGATGTAATCAGGATAACTCCGCCCGCTGACCTTAGGTTGTGTGTGGCAGTACCGAAGCTAAAAGTGCCCCCGAAAAAAACCGAGGTATCCCGCAGCGTAATTCCAAAACAAGTTAACCTTTCTGATTCGGTGAAAAATCTTTCCAACGCAGCTGCAATAGTTGCAGGCTTTCTGAAAAAAGATTCTACTATGATAGGAACCTCAATTCAGGACGTCATAGTAGAGCCGGCAAGGCAGCATCTCATACCAGGATTTTCCGCAGTGAAAAAAAACGCGCTGCGAGCAGGAGCACTTGGAGTTACGATAAGCGGAGCCGGCCCGTCTGTAATTGCATTTGCAACTAAAAAATCCGATCTTGCAAAAATTGCAACATCAATGAAGAATGGATTTGCTACGGCAAAAACTGACTGCGATGTCATAGTATGCAAGCCAAGCTCTGGCGCCAGGATAACCAAATGA
- a CDS encoding hemerythrin domain-containing protein, translated as MSATETLREDHLKIKRLEKIIEKCYLDLYAGKEIPLSDIEKITFVISEFLDSIHYSREEDSYFACVASYDALKDEIRKFMIEHEFSRRIAKNISKYLQQWKAGNDAREPVARFLRTYFIYLHDHLKKEEEFFSKAQSKVLSAEEEKEMYEQFQSVMAVSTKIQTIMDQIQYLEEQEWYRIP; from the coding sequence ATGAGCGCCACTGAGACCCTCCGAGAAGACCATCTGAAAATAAAACGGCTTGAGAAAATAATTGAAAAATGCTATCTTGATCTGTATGCCGGAAAGGAAATCCCGCTCTCCGACATTGAAAAGATCACATTTGTAATATCAGAATTCCTTGATTCGATCCACTATTCAAGGGAAGAAGATTCTTACTTTGCCTGTGTTGCAAGCTATGATGCGCTAAAGGATGAGATCCGAAAGTTCATGATCGAACACGAGTTCAGCAGAAGGATAGCAAAGAACATCTCAAAATATCTGCAGCAATGGAAAGCCGGCAATGATGCACGCGAACCAGTTGCCCGCTTTCTGAGAACTTATTTTATCTATCTGCATGATCACCTAAAAAAAGAGGAAGAGTTCTTCTCCAAGGCCCAGTCCAAAGTGCTCTCGGCAGAGGAGGAAAAGGAGATGTACGAGCAGTTTCAATCAGTGATGGCAGTATCGACAAAAATCCAGACTATAATGGATCAGATACAATATCTGGAAGAACAGGAATGGTACCGCATTCCGTAA
- a CDS encoding winged helix-turn-helix domain-containing protein, with protein MSKQQYRSEMGIMGDILNVTMEGGRQGAIVSAISRRANLSHYAVIEKCEKLSTAGLVQTVRTDKNRLYTITEKGIEFVQEFRKFQSLLDALNLRY; from the coding sequence ATGTCAAAACAACAATACAGGTCCGAAATGGGCATAATGGGAGATATCCTTAACGTGACTATGGAGGGAGGCAGACAAGGTGCTATAGTCTCTGCCATCTCAAGGAGAGCCAACCTTTCACACTATGCTGTAATAGAAAAGTGTGAAAAACTCTCAACTGCCGGCTTGGTACAGACGGTACGAACCGACAAAAACAGACTCTACACCATAACCGAAAAGGGTATAGAGTTTGTCCAGGAGTTCCGTAAGTTCCAATCGCTCCTAGACGCGCTCAATTTAAGGTATTAA
- the cysC gene encoding adenylyl-sulfate kinase encodes MAFVVWMTGLPCSGKTTIVRAMQKHVPNLAILDGDELREWLSPKDFSKEGRIEHNKRVAHLAKLLLKHNVSSGVSLVSPFIVNREDARKIIADDSRFFEVYVRCSLQECETRDVKGMYKKARANEIKNFTGVSDPYEAPENPDLILDTEKETLEQSVQNLVNFLKSKNVL; translated from the coding sequence ATGGCGTTTGTAGTTTGGATGACAGGTCTTCCATGCTCTGGCAAGACCACAATAGTTAGAGCAATGCAAAAACACGTGCCAAACCTTGCAATACTTGACGGTGATGAGCTAAGGGAATGGCTATCGCCCAAGGACTTTTCCAAGGAAGGCAGGATCGAGCACAATAAACGCGTGGCGCACCTGGCAAAACTGCTCCTAAAACACAACGTCTCAAGCGGAGTATCGCTTGTAAGCCCATTTATCGTAAACAGAGAGGACGCAAGAAAGATTATCGCAGATGACAGCAGATTCTTTGAAGTGTATGTAAGATGCTCACTTCAAGAGTGTGAGACGCGCGATGTCAAGGGAATGTACAAAAAGGCCAGGGCAAACGAGATCAAAAACTTTACCGGTGTCAGCGACCCTTACGAAGCACCAGAAAATCCCGATTTAATATTAGATACGGAAAAAGAGACACTTGAGCAGAGCGTCCAGAACCTTGTTAACTTTCTAAAATCAAAGAACGTACTCTGA
- the folE gene encoding GTP cyclohydrolase I FolE — MNKERVKRLVRELIIELGEDPTREGLRGTPERIADMYEEIFSGYDTDSELSVQFSEDSDAVVVKDIKFYSMCEHHMLPFFGKVSIAYMPNGRVFGVSKLVRLVEKYAKRLQIQERMTKDIADELYAQGVKGVIVLSDAEHLCMKMRGVRNDATMTSSAFRGVYERKENREDVIAMIRNHKHQL; from the coding sequence ATGAACAAGGAACGAGTAAAACGCCTTGTGCGCGAGCTGATAATTGAGCTTGGCGAGGATCCCACAAGGGAGGGACTTAGGGGAACGCCTGAAAGGATTGCGGACATGTACGAGGAGATCTTCTCAGGGTATGACACTGACTCGGAGCTTTCAGTCCAGTTCTCTGAAGATTCGGATGCGGTGGTAGTAAAGGACATCAAATTCTATTCAATGTGTGAGCATCACATGCTTCCGTTCTTTGGCAAGGTAAGCATAGCGTACATGCCAAATGGTCGCGTGTTTGGCGTTTCCAAGTTGGTCAGATTGGTAGAAAAATACGCCAAGCGCCTGCAGATTCAGGAGAGGATGACAAAGGACATTGCAGACGAGCTTTATGCTCAGGGTGTGAAGGGGGTAATAGTTCTCTCTGATGCGGAACACCTCTGCATGAAAATGAGGGGCGTGCGCAACGATGCTACAATGACATCGTCTGCCTTCAGGGGCGTATATGAAAGGAAGGAGAACCGCGAGGATGTCATTGCTATGATCCGCAACCACAAACACCAGCTTTGA
- a CDS encoding transcription initiation factor IIB, with the protein MTQTSRNSDRCPRCAKGSMVTDGSTGEMFCNTCGFVATERVEEEGPEWRSFSKEEGENRTRTGTPTSLAMHDMGLATIIGQADKDASGKPLTSSMKSTIERLRTWDSRSQVHEPVDRNFRQAFSELDRLKDKLALSDAVIEKTAYIYRKALDKGLVRGRSIPGLVAAALYAACRNTETPRTLTDVANGINIKRKDVARCYRLLLRELDLKMPVVDPIKGVARIASIADLSEKTKRKALEFLKEASRIEVSAGKDPMGLAAAALYLACVMLGENKTQKDIAQAAGVTEVTIRNRYKGLKEALKL; encoded by the coding sequence ATGACACAAACTTCACGAAATAGCGATCGTTGTCCACGTTGCGCTAAAGGTTCCATGGTAACTGATGGAAGTACCGGCGAGATGTTTTGCAACACTTGCGGGTTTGTTGCCACGGAACGAGTCGAAGAAGAGGGACCAGAATGGCGTTCGTTTTCAAAGGAAGAAGGAGAAAACAGAACAAGAACTGGGACTCCGACCTCGTTGGCAATGCATGACATGGGTCTTGCGACCATCATTGGTCAGGCAGACAAGGACGCATCAGGCAAACCGCTAACCTCATCTATGAAGAGCACCATCGAGAGGCTCAGGACATGGGACTCACGAAGCCAGGTTCACGAGCCAGTAGACAGAAACTTTAGGCAGGCTTTCTCAGAGCTTGACAGACTAAAGGACAAGCTGGCACTATCTGATGCAGTGATTGAAAAAACTGCGTACATCTACAGAAAGGCGTTGGATAAGGGTCTTGTAAGAGGACGTTCAATTCCAGGCCTTGTTGCAGCAGCACTATATGCTGCGTGCAGAAACACGGAAACGCCAAGAACCTTGACGGATGTCGCAAACGGAATCAACATCAAGCGAAAGGATGTGGCAAGGTGTTACAGACTGCTTCTACGGGAGCTTGATCTGAAGATGCCCGTTGTGGATCCAATCAAGGGTGTGGCAAGAATTGCAAGCATTGCAGATCTTAGCGAAAAGACAAAGAGAAAGGCGCTAGAATTCCTCAAGGAAGCAAGTAGAATCGAGGTCTCGGCAGGAAAGGACCCGATGGGACTTGCAGCAGCTGCTTTGTATTTGGCATGCGTGATGCTTGGTGAGAACAAGACGCAAAAGGACATTGCTCAGGCAGCTGGTGTAACCGAGGTAACTATCAGAAATAGATACAAGGGCCTCAAGGAAGCACTAAAGCTCTAA
- a CDS encoding lysylphosphatidylglycerol synthase transmembrane domain-containing protein: MNWRIVSFAASLVPFVIIAISFNVKPEDIFAVGIVGFLAAFAAMMCKLLLQGVKFYYIIRVFHGRLETFWKTIFVRIGSEFVTLTTPMFVGGEVVRIYWMNKRGINTAKASWIGIFEIVTEVLAAGLVSIIAGIVAIISGYSAIGMLVLGTSIPIVSLWAGLFFSTGKKTYQVPEIFANLAVRIRKEKGQQYIQKTNQWMDDICTMSRENFRSKDAKRAFAISFALSLASWLVFGISFMLISSGTENTVSAIDSILAVMAGNAIGNLPITVGGSGLTEFGVWAYLNHLAEFKLELPENSVEWNTIIAWRIATYQLPIPIAWFLLMKMALRKYQKVE, from the coding sequence TTGAACTGGCGAATAGTGTCCTTTGCAGCTAGTCTTGTGCCGTTTGTAATAATTGCAATCTCGTTTAACGTAAAACCTGAGGATATTTTTGCTGTCGGCATTGTAGGCTTTCTTGCGGCATTTGCCGCCATGATGTGCAAGCTCCTTTTGCAGGGCGTAAAATTCTACTATATCATCAGGGTCTTCCACGGCAGACTTGAGACATTTTGGAAGACGATATTTGTCAGGATTGGTTCGGAATTTGTTACTCTGACTACTCCGATGTTCGTCGGAGGTGAGGTGGTCAGAATCTACTGGATGAACAAACGCGGAATCAATACCGCAAAGGCCTCGTGGATTGGAATATTTGAGATAGTAACAGAAGTGCTGGCAGCTGGACTTGTCTCGATAATCGCAGGCATTGTTGCCATCATCTCGGGATATTCTGCGATAGGGATGCTGGTGCTCGGCACGTCTATTCCGATTGTAAGTCTCTGGGCAGGACTGTTCTTTAGCACCGGCAAGAAAACATACCAGGTGCCTGAGATCTTTGCCAATCTTGCAGTGCGGATAAGAAAGGAAAAGGGACAGCAGTACATACAGAAAACAAACCAGTGGATGGATGATATCTGCACTATGAGCAGGGAGAACTTTCGCTCAAAGGATGCAAAAAGAGCCTTTGCCATTTCATTTGCACTATCGCTTGCATCCTGGCTTGTGTTTGGCATCTCGTTCATGCTGATATCGTCGGGAACTGAAAACACGGTTTCTGCCATTGATTCGATACTGGCTGTGATGGCAGGCAATGCAATAGGGAACCTGCCTATCACGGTAGGAGGTTCCGGACTTACCGAGTTTGGCGTGTGGGCGTACCTGAACCACCTTGCAGAATTCAAGCTAGAGCTTCCAGAGAACAGCGTTGAATGGAACACGATTATTGCATGGCGCATTGCTACATACCAGCTGCCTATTCCTATTGCATGGTTTCTTTTGATGAAGATGGCGCTAAGAAAATACCAGAAAGTCGAATAG
- a CDS encoding SDR family oxidoreductase, translating into MSFQNKIVLVTGASSGIGKSSCIEFAKRGANVILVARRKEKLEELASQLKKYNTKILVYQCDISQKEQVEKMRTRTLDEFGRVDILVNNAGFAIWGSVSKLTIEEIESQMATNYLGMVYCTKNFLPKMLELKSGHIVNVASVAASFGLPGIASYCASKFAMLGFSEGLWHELKGTGVRITVVSPIMVKTEFFDNPSFKSMPKSSTALSANTVAKAVVAAANSSRFEIIVPGIVRGAVWAKHTFPYLINPLVGSAFKRQMRE; encoded by the coding sequence GTGTCATTTCAAAATAAGATAGTGCTTGTCACCGGAGCCTCAAGCGGTATCGGAAAATCATCGTGCATCGAATTTGCAAAAAGAGGCGCCAATGTTATTCTTGTAGCAAGAAGGAAGGAAAAGCTGGAAGAGCTTGCAAGCCAGCTCAAAAAATACAACACAAAAATACTTGTCTACCAGTGCGATATCTCGCAAAAAGAGCAGGTAGAAAAAATGCGTACGCGCACACTTGACGAATTCGGCAGAGTTGACATACTTGTGAACAATGCAGGCTTTGCAATATGGGGCTCTGTATCCAAGCTCACAATAGAAGAAATTGAATCCCAGATGGCAACAAACTATCTTGGCATGGTCTATTGCACCAAAAATTTCCTGCCAAAGATGCTTGAGCTAAAATCGGGACACATAGTGAACGTGGCCTCTGTTGCAGCAAGCTTTGGTCTGCCCGGAATCGCATCTTATTGCGCATCCAAGTTCGCAATGCTGGGCTTCTCAGAAGGGCTCTGGCACGAGCTAAAGGGTACTGGCGTTAGAATAACGGTCGTCAGCCCAATAATGGTAAAGACAGAGTTCTTTGACAACCCGTCATTCAAGTCGATGCCAAAATCCTCAACTGCACTTTCCGCAAATACTGTTGCAAAGGCGGTGGTGGCAGCTGCCAACTCGTCACGGTTTGAAATCATAGTTCCAGGTATAGTGCGCGGCGCTGTCTGGGCAAAACACACGTTTCCATATCTGATAAACCCTCTAGTTGGAAGCGCATTCAAAAGGCAGATGAGAGAATAG
- a CDS encoding SDR family NAD(P)-dependent oxidoreductase translates to MKLGGKVALVTGASRGIGKAIAEMFVREGASVVITSKDPKRLKSTAKEISAFAVIADIRKDIQVRNAVKTAIDKFGRLDILVNNAGIFPKIKKLHLISEKEWNDVIDVNLTGQFRFTKYAIPHLQKHGGVIINISSDAGLKAYENFNADAYTASKGALVLLTKSWALQYAKDKIRVNCICPGVVETDMTQGFLSSLADREILNAEYPIGRIGTVEDVAKSALFFASDDSSWVTGAVLPLDGGESAK, encoded by the coding sequence ATGAAGCTTGGCGGAAAGGTTGCATTGGTCACAGGGGCAAGCCGTGGAATTGGAAAGGCTATTGCAGAGATGTTTGTACGTGAGGGTGCCAGTGTAGTAATAACATCAAAAGATCCGAAAAGGCTCAAAAGTACTGCAAAAGAGATTAGCGCATTTGCTGTTATTGCAGACATAAGAAAGGATATCCAGGTGAGGAATGCAGTAAAAACGGCCATAGATAAATTCGGCAGGCTCGACATACTTGTAAACAATGCCGGTATTTTTCCCAAAATCAAAAAGCTCCATCTGATATCCGAGAAGGAATGGAATGATGTGATCGATGTGAACCTCACAGGACAGTTCCGGTTCACAAAGTACGCCATTCCGCACCTACAAAAACACGGAGGCGTCATAATCAACATATCATCTGATGCAGGACTCAAGGCGTACGAGAATTTTAATGCCGACGCGTATACTGCGTCAAAGGGTGCACTTGTTTTACTCACAAAATCATGGGCTCTCCAGTATGCAAAAGACAAGATCCGGGTCAACTGCATATGTCCGGGAGTTGTCGAAACAGATATGACGCAAGGATTTCTTTCCAGCTTGGCAGACAGGGAGATTCTCAACGCTGAATATCCAATTGGAAGAATAGGTACGGTAGAAGATGTTGCCAAGTCTGCGCTGTTCTTTGCATCCGATGACTCTTCATGGGTTACTGGTGCAGTGCTTCCACTAGATGGCGGCGAGTCCGCAAAATAG
- a CDS encoding 3'(2'),5'-bisphosphate nucleotidase CysQ family protein produces the protein MAVDLPFPDPLDEARLAVEAAFRASKAVMEIYSKDFAAQTKKDNSPITMADLESNRIIKEVLASSGLPILSEEDDDDISRLDHDRIWIVDPLDGTSDFVNKTGEFTIMIALVENKKPVLGLISHPTTNSLFLAQSGKGAHMLMDHTWKKLSVSRTSELAKCRAVGSRFHLSEQEKEFFSKLGVLSFESKGSSLKVAEICMGKADLYLTASNKIKHWDTCASYCLITESGGMMTDMNGGEIFYNVEKLNHQNGLLVSNGLVHKQIVDRYRSEYVL, from the coding sequence ATGGCTGTAGACCTACCTTTTCCAGACCCTCTTGATGAGGCAAGACTTGCAGTAGAGGCGGCATTTAGGGCAAGCAAGGCAGTGATGGAGATTTACAGTAAGGACTTTGCCGCGCAGACAAAAAAGGACAACTCGCCTATCACCATGGCGGATTTGGAAAGTAACAGGATAATCAAAGAAGTGCTTGCGTCATCTGGGCTGCCCATTTTGTCAGAAGAAGATGATGATGACATCTCAAGACTAGACCACGACAGGATATGGATTGTAGACCCGCTAGATGGCACAAGCGACTTTGTCAACAAGACAGGCGAGTTCACCATAATGATTGCGTTAGTTGAGAACAAAAAGCCCGTGCTGGGTCTGATCAGCCACCCTACGACAAACTCGCTGTTCCTGGCGCAAAGCGGCAAGGGCGCACATATGCTAATGGATCACACATGGAAGAAGCTTTCAGTGAGCAGGACAAGTGAGCTTGCAAAATGCAGAGCAGTCGGAAGCAGATTCCATCTGTCAGAGCAGGAAAAAGAGTTTTTTTCAAAGCTTGGAGTTCTCAGCTTTGAGAGCAAGGGAAGCTCGCTAAAGGTTGCAGAGATATGCATGGGTAAGGCAGATCTGTACCTGACAGCGTCAAACAAGATAAAGCATTGGGATACATGCGCCTCATACTGCCTTATCACAGAGTCGGGAGGAATGATGACGGATATGAACGGCGGCGAGATATTTTACAATGTGGAAAAGCTAAACCACCAGAACGGCCTTTTGGTGTCTAACGGTCTTGTGCACAAGCAGATAGTAGACAGATATAGATCAGAGTACGTTCTTTGA